A stretch of the Archangium violaceum genome encodes the following:
- a CDS encoding DEAD/DEAH box helicase, with protein sequence MAPQIALDFATSQQAVHPALEPFHPVVQRWFTERLGEPSRPQVEGWPLIQAQHDVLIAAPTGSGKTLTAFLAALDRLFRLALEERLPDQTQVLYVSPLKALGNDVQKNLLQPLEELMQRARAAGYSPQELRVQVRTGDTSASERSQMVRRPPHILITTPESFYLYLTADRARATLRGVCTLIVDEIHALARDKRGSHFALSLERLKALTEVRPQLIGLSATQKPLEAIAAFLTGERAEECRLVQVGHQRPWDLRVEIPDAELGSLATNEMWGQVYDRLVALAGEHRTTLVFVNTRKMAERVAHDLGERLGADKVAAHHGSMSREMRLSAEERLKSGQLSVMVATASLELGIDVGNVDLVVQLGSTRSIAVLLQRVGRAGHYKGGISKGILIAQTRDELMECVALLNAVREGDLDAVRIPEKPLDVLAQQVVAACACEEWDERALYSLFRRAYPYRNLTYEEYEKVLETLSEGVSLRRGRAGVHLHRDRVNQRLKARRGVRITALTNGGAIPDTFTFNVVAEPEGKVVGTLDEDFAVESTPGDIFLLGTTAWRIQRVMGASVMVENAHGQPPTVPFWRGEAPGRTDELSAHVGRLREELTQREDAALFLEKELKVPPPAVDALLAYLRAGQQALGVVPSHTTIVAERFFDEAGGMQLIIHAPFGSRVNRAWGLALRKRFCRTFDFELQAAATEDGLLLSLGEQHSFPLEDIFEFLNPANVEEVLVQAVLQVPLFGTRFRWNATRALSLSRFAGGKRVAPNLQRARSEDLLAAVFPAQVGCQDNHGGADVELPDHPLVKQTMEDCLREAMDVEGLREVLRRMKDGRIKLVARDVPEPSVFAHQMVNSQPYTFLDDAPAEERRVRNVVLRRTLPAEDAASFGALDADAIAQVVRDAAPPMRDEDELHDALLQLVLMPEEEVPKRFVPSLMTQRRVAWLATDKRRFLVPAERLSAIRALFPEAELQPALMPLPGDKPVEKEAAVSQVVRGWMELLGPTTVGELAERTALNESEINLSLHQLESTGGILRGRFRPVIPHSSSTLSLWERDGVRVSETEGSTPAVVEWCDRRLLQRIHRLTVGRLRKEIEPLSAQDFMRFLFRWHHLEELDALRGSTGLSKAISLLQGYEAPASAWERYLLPARMKGYLGDLLERACYSGEVAWGRLTQKEAKPTPGPRRGAPATPPEPEAPRARAATPNRNASLTFVRREDLDWMLSAARPNAVLSDGGVWVPPDLSGPAKDVVTVLEQRGACFFNDLCSRSRRLPAEVEDALWELVARGLVTADAVQNLRVLQSPAQRKRQKLLQRGGPGRWSLLVPSEPKAEDEVRESLARLFLQRYGIVWRDLVMRESLAPSWRELLYVYRRMEARGEIRGGRFVAGFVGEQFALPEAVDVARAVRRQVPSGVRVQLSAVDPLNLTGVVTPGPRVPATVGNVVTYVDGVPQGFDAQGDEEEGEGEDSSGETAQAN encoded by the coding sequence ATGGCCCCCCAGATTGCCCTCGATTTCGCCACGTCCCAGCAGGCCGTCCACCCGGCCCTCGAGCCGTTCCACCCGGTGGTGCAGCGGTGGTTCACCGAGCGTCTCGGCGAGCCGTCGCGCCCCCAGGTGGAGGGCTGGCCGCTCATCCAGGCGCAGCACGACGTCCTCATCGCCGCGCCCACCGGTAGCGGCAAGACGCTCACCGCCTTCCTCGCGGCGCTGGACAGGCTCTTCCGCCTGGCGCTGGAGGAGCGGCTGCCGGATCAGACGCAGGTGCTGTACGTGTCGCCCCTGAAGGCGCTGGGCAACGACGTGCAGAAGAACCTCCTCCAGCCATTGGAGGAGCTGATGCAGCGGGCGCGCGCCGCCGGCTACTCGCCCCAGGAGCTGCGGGTGCAGGTGCGCACGGGAGACACCTCGGCGTCGGAGCGCTCGCAGATGGTGCGCCGGCCGCCGCACATCCTCATCACCACGCCCGAGTCCTTCTACCTCTACCTCACGGCGGACCGGGCTCGCGCCACGCTGCGCGGGGTGTGCACGCTCATCGTGGATGAAATCCACGCCCTGGCGCGCGACAAGCGGGGCAGCCACTTCGCGCTGTCGCTGGAGCGGTTGAAGGCGCTCACGGAGGTGAGGCCGCAGCTCATCGGCCTGTCGGCCACGCAGAAGCCGCTGGAGGCGATCGCCGCCTTCCTCACGGGAGAGCGGGCGGAGGAGTGCCGGTTGGTGCAGGTGGGGCACCAGCGGCCGTGGGATTTGCGGGTGGAAATACCCGACGCGGAGCTGGGCTCGCTGGCCACGAACGAGATGTGGGGCCAGGTGTATGACCGGCTGGTGGCGCTGGCGGGCGAGCACCGAACGACGCTCGTCTTCGTGAACACGCGGAAGATGGCCGAGCGCGTGGCGCACGACCTGGGCGAGCGGCTGGGGGCGGACAAGGTCGCGGCGCACCACGGCAGCATGTCGAGGGAGATGCGGCTGTCGGCCGAGGAGCGGCTGAAGTCGGGGCAGCTGTCGGTGATGGTGGCGACGGCGTCGCTCGAGCTGGGCATCGACGTGGGCAACGTGGACCTGGTGGTGCAGCTGGGCAGCACGCGCTCCATCGCGGTGCTGTTGCAGCGGGTGGGCCGCGCGGGCCACTACAAGGGAGGAATCTCGAAGGGCATCCTCATCGCGCAAACGCGAGACGAGCTGATGGAGTGCGTGGCGCTGTTGAACGCGGTGCGCGAGGGGGACCTCGACGCGGTACGGATACCCGAGAAGCCGCTGGACGTGCTGGCGCAGCAGGTGGTGGCGGCGTGCGCGTGCGAGGAGTGGGACGAGCGGGCGCTCTACAGCCTGTTCCGCCGGGCGTACCCGTACCGGAACCTGACGTACGAGGAGTACGAGAAGGTGCTGGAGACGCTTTCGGAGGGCGTGTCGCTGCGGCGAGGCCGTGCGGGGGTGCACCTGCACAGAGACAGGGTGAACCAGCGGCTCAAGGCGCGCCGGGGCGTGCGGATCACCGCGCTCACCAACGGAGGGGCGATTCCGGACACCTTCACCTTCAACGTGGTGGCGGAGCCCGAGGGCAAGGTGGTGGGGACGCTGGACGAGGACTTCGCGGTGGAGTCGACGCCCGGGGACATCTTCCTGTTGGGGACGACGGCGTGGCGGATCCAGCGGGTGATGGGGGCGTCGGTGATGGTGGAGAACGCGCACGGGCAGCCGCCGACGGTGCCCTTCTGGCGAGGCGAGGCGCCGGGGCGCACGGACGAGTTGAGCGCGCACGTGGGCCGGCTGCGCGAGGAGCTCACCCAGCGCGAGGACGCGGCGCTCTTCCTGGAGAAGGAGCTGAAGGTGCCGCCGCCGGCGGTGGACGCGCTGCTCGCGTATCTGAGGGCGGGGCAGCAGGCGCTGGGCGTGGTGCCGAGCCACACCACCATCGTGGCCGAGCGCTTCTTCGACGAGGCGGGAGGGATGCAGCTCATCATCCACGCGCCCTTCGGGAGCCGGGTGAACCGGGCGTGGGGACTGGCGCTGCGCAAGCGCTTCTGCCGCACCTTCGACTTCGAGCTGCAGGCGGCGGCGACGGAGGACGGACTGCTGCTGTCGCTGGGTGAGCAGCACTCGTTCCCGCTGGAGGACATCTTCGAGTTCCTCAACCCGGCGAACGTGGAGGAGGTGCTGGTGCAGGCGGTGCTGCAGGTGCCGCTGTTCGGCACGCGCTTCCGGTGGAACGCGACGCGAGCGCTGTCACTGTCGCGCTTCGCGGGGGGCAAGCGGGTGGCGCCGAACCTCCAGAGGGCGAGGAGCGAGGATCTGCTGGCGGCGGTGTTTCCTGCGCAGGTGGGGTGCCAGGACAACCACGGAGGGGCGGACGTGGAGCTGCCGGACCATCCGTTGGTGAAGCAGACGATGGAGGACTGCCTGCGCGAGGCCATGGACGTGGAGGGCCTGCGTGAGGTGTTGAGGAGGATGAAGGATGGGCGCATCAAGCTGGTGGCGAGGGACGTGCCGGAGCCGAGCGTGTTCGCCCACCAGATGGTGAACAGCCAGCCCTACACGTTCCTGGACGACGCACCGGCGGAGGAGCGGCGGGTGCGCAACGTGGTGCTGCGCCGGACGCTGCCGGCGGAGGACGCGGCGTCGTTTGGAGCACTGGACGCGGATGCCATCGCGCAGGTGGTGAGGGACGCGGCGCCGCCGATGAGGGACGAGGACGAACTGCACGACGCGCTGCTGCAACTGGTGTTGATGCCCGAGGAGGAGGTACCCAAGCGCTTCGTCCCGAGCCTCATGACACAGCGACGGGTGGCGTGGCTTGCGACGGACAAGAGACGTTTCCTGGTTCCGGCCGAGCGCCTGAGCGCGATCCGAGCACTGTTCCCCGAGGCCGAGCTGCAACCGGCGTTGATGCCACTCCCTGGAGACAAACCAGTGGAGAAGGAAGCAGCGGTGTCGCAAGTGGTGCGAGGGTGGATGGAGCTACTGGGGCCGACGACGGTGGGGGAGTTGGCGGAGCGAACGGCGCTGAACGAGTCCGAGATAAACCTGTCGTTGCACCAACTGGAGTCAACGGGAGGAATCCTGAGAGGCCGATTCCGCCCAGTGATTCCACACTCGAGTTCGACCCTCTCCCTCTGGGAGAGGGACGGGGTGAGGGTATCGGAGACCGAGGGTTCCACCCCCGCCGTGGTGGAGTGGTGCGATCGCCGGCTCCTGCAGCGAATCCATCGCCTGACGGTGGGGCGGCTGCGCAAGGAAATCGAGCCCCTCAGCGCGCAAGACTTCATGCGCTTCCTCTTCCGGTGGCACCACCTGGAGGAGCTGGACGCACTGCGAGGCTCCACGGGGCTGTCGAAGGCAATCTCTCTGTTGCAGGGCTACGAAGCACCGGCATCGGCATGGGAGCGCTACCTGTTACCCGCGCGGATGAAGGGGTACCTGGGAGATCTGCTGGAGAGGGCCTGCTACTCGGGAGAGGTGGCGTGGGGCCGGCTGACGCAGAAGGAGGCGAAGCCCACCCCCGGCCCACGCCGTGGAGCCCCAGCCACCCCCCCCGAACCAGAGGCCCCGCGCGCGCGAGCGGCGACGCCGAACCGCAACGCGAGCCTGACCTTCGTGCGCCGGGAGGACCTGGACTGGATGCTATCGGCGGCGAGGCCGAACGCGGTGCTTTCAGACGGAGGCGTGTGGGTGCCGCCGGACCTGTCGGGGCCGGCGAAGGACGTGGTGACGGTGCTGGAGCAGCGGGGGGCGTGCTTCTTCAACGATCTCTGCTCGCGCTCACGGAGGCTGCCCGCGGAAGTCGAGGACGCGCTGTGGGAGCTGGTGGCCCGGGGACTCGTCACCGCGGACGCGGTGCAGAACCTGCGAGTGTTGCAGAGCCCGGCGCAGCGCAAGCGCCAGAAGCTGTTGCAGCGAGGAGGCCCGGGCCGCTGGAGCCTGCTGGTGCCCTCGGAGCCGAAGGCCGAGGACGAGGTGCGTGAATCCCTCGCACGGCTGTTCCTCCAGCGCTACGGCATCGTCTGGCGAGACCTGGTGATGCGCGAGTCACTGGCACCGTCGTGGCGCGAGCTGCTGTACGTGTACCGGCGGATGGAAGCGCGAGGCGAAATCCGTGGAGGCCGTTTCGTAGCGGGCTTCGTAGGAGAGCAGTTCGCGCTACCGGAGGCGGTGGACGTCGCGCGAGCCGTACGGAGACAAGTGCCCTCGGGCGTGCGCGTGCAGCTCTCGGCGGTGGATCCGCTCAACCTGACGGGCGTGGTGACACCGGGACCGCGAGTACCGGCCACGGTGGGCAACGTCGTCACGTACGTGGACGGAGTGCCGCAGGGCTTCGACGCACAGGGAGACGAGGAAGAAGGGGAGGGCGAGGACAGCTCCGGCGAGACGGCACAGGCCAACTGA
- a CDS encoding ABC transporter substrate-binding protein has protein sequence MRWTLALALAVPVAGCKKESKSEEGSKPAAAQPQQVDTAALEKAAEKWVDQEFQPSTLTREQQLAELKWFRDAAAPYRGQTINVVSETIDTHVYESKTMAKAFEEITGIKVKHDLIQEGDVIEKLQTQMQSGRSIYDMYVNDSDLIGTHVRYGHVVPLSDFMAGEGKDVTLPTLDIDDFMGKSFVTGPDGKMYQLPDQQFANLYWFRHDWFSRPDLRERFKKKYGYELGVPVNWSAYEDIAEFFTNDVKEIDGVRVYGHMDYGKKDPSLGWRFTDAWLSMAGVGDKGFPNGKPVDEWGIRVEGCNPAGASVARGGETNGPAAVYALTKYIDWLKKYAPPQAAGMTFSEAGPVPGQGNVAQQIFWYTGFTAPLMKPGLPVVNADGSPKWRMAPSPHGPYWQEGTKLGYQDTGSWTMLKSTPLERRKAAWLYAQFTVAKTTSLKKFLVGLTPIRDSDVRSEHVTKVADKYGGLVEFYRSPARVAWTPTGTNVPDYPKLAQLWWQNISLAVEGEKTPQQAMDTLAEQMDDVLGRLERAGMQNCPPKLNPVKDAKFWFDAPGAPQAKLANEKPKGETVPYEQLLQAWKEGRAM, from the coding sequence TTGAGATGGACACTGGCCCTGGCCCTGGCAGTCCCCGTGGCCGGGTGCAAGAAGGAGTCGAAGTCCGAGGAGGGCAGCAAGCCCGCCGCCGCGCAGCCGCAGCAGGTGGACACCGCCGCCCTGGAGAAGGCCGCCGAGAAGTGGGTGGACCAGGAGTTTCAACCGAGCACCCTGACCCGTGAGCAACAACTCGCGGAGCTGAAGTGGTTCCGCGACGCCGCCGCGCCCTACCGCGGCCAGACCATCAACGTGGTCTCCGAGACGATCGACACCCACGTCTACGAGTCCAAGACGATGGCCAAGGCCTTCGAGGAAATCACTGGCATCAAGGTCAAGCACGACCTCATCCAGGAAGGCGACGTCATCGAGAAGCTCCAGACCCAGATGCAGTCGGGCCGGAGCATCTATGACATGTACGTGAACGACAGCGACCTGATTGGCACGCACGTGCGCTACGGGCACGTGGTGCCGCTGTCGGACTTCATGGCGGGCGAGGGCAAGGACGTGACGCTGCCCACGCTCGACATCGACGACTTCATGGGCAAGAGCTTCGTCACCGGTCCGGACGGGAAGATGTACCAGCTGCCGGATCAGCAGTTCGCCAACCTGTACTGGTTCCGCCACGATTGGTTCAGCCGGCCGGACCTGCGCGAGCGCTTCAAGAAGAAGTACGGCTACGAGCTGGGCGTGCCGGTGAACTGGTCGGCCTACGAGGACATCGCCGAGTTCTTCACCAACGACGTGAAGGAGATCGACGGCGTCCGGGTGTACGGCCACATGGACTACGGGAAGAAGGACCCGTCGCTGGGCTGGCGCTTCACGGACGCGTGGCTGTCCATGGCGGGCGTGGGTGACAAGGGCTTCCCCAACGGCAAGCCGGTGGACGAGTGGGGCATCCGCGTGGAGGGCTGCAACCCGGCGGGCGCCTCGGTGGCGCGCGGCGGCGAGACGAACGGCCCGGCCGCGGTGTACGCGCTCACCAAGTACATCGACTGGCTGAAGAAGTACGCGCCGCCCCAGGCCGCCGGCATGACGTTCTCCGAGGCGGGACCGGTGCCTGGCCAGGGCAACGTGGCCCAGCAGATCTTCTGGTACACGGGCTTCACCGCGCCCCTGATGAAGCCGGGGCTGCCGGTGGTGAACGCGGACGGCTCGCCGAAGTGGCGCATGGCGCCCTCGCCGCACGGCCCGTACTGGCAGGAGGGCACGAAGCTGGGCTACCAGGACACGGGCTCGTGGACGATGCTCAAGAGCACGCCGCTGGAGCGCCGCAAGGCCGCGTGGCTGTACGCGCAGTTCACCGTGGCGAAGACCACGTCGCTCAAGAAGTTCCTGGTGGGGCTCACGCCCATCCGCGACTCGGACGTGCGCTCCGAGCACGTGACGAAGGTGGCGGACAAGTACGGCGGCCTGGTGGAGTTCTACCGGAGCCCGGCGCGCGTGGCGTGGACGCCCACGGGCACCAACGTGCCGGACTACCCGAAGCTGGCGCAGCTGTGGTGGCAGAACATCAGCCTGGCCGTCGAGGGCGAGAAGACGCCGCAGCAGGCCATGGACACGTTGGCCGAGCAGATGGACGACGTGCTGGGCCGTCTGGAGCGCGCGGGCATGCAGAACTGCCCGCCGAAGCTCAACCCGGTGAAGGACGCGAAGTTCTGGTTCGACGCGCCGGGCGCGCCCCAGGCGAAGCTGGCCAATGAGAAGCCCAAGGGCGAGACCGTGCCCTATGAGCAGCTCCTGCAGGCCTGGAAGGAAGGCCGGGCGATGTAG
- a CDS encoding DUF2160 domain-containing protein — protein sequence MDMEWMAWTAPTASFFVVIVMLLAVYTVWGIRSPSLPRRGLLPMTTTRGDRLFVGLMGSAFIHLSWVGLTDASVWFAVGLSLLFMLVIARWG from the coding sequence ATGGACATGGAATGGATGGCCTGGACGGCACCGACGGCCAGCTTCTTCGTGGTCATCGTGATGCTGCTCGCGGTCTACACCGTCTGGGGGATTCGCTCCCCTTCCCTCCCCCGCCGGGGCCTGCTGCCCATGACCACCACCCGCGGAGACCGCCTCTTCGTCGGGCTGATGGGCAGCGCGTTCATCCACCTCTCGTGGGTGGGACTGACGGACGCATCTGTCTGGTTCGCCGTAGGTCTGTCGTTGTTGTTCATGCTTGTCATCGCACGCTGGGGGTAG
- a CDS encoding carbohydrate ABC transporter permease: MKRLAVPLYLLLSFVPIYWLVGMSLKTTEEILGGFSPWPRNPTLANYVIIFTDPAWRDGYINSLTYVGINTVLSVLLALPAAYAFSRYRFLGDKHLFFWLLSNRMSPPAVFLLPFFQLYSSIGLFDTPWAVALSHMLFTVPLSVWILEGFMSGVPREIDETAYIDGYSFPRFFLRIFLPLIRAGVGVTAFFCFMFSWVELLLARTLTSVDAKPIVATMTRTVSAAGMDWGLLAAAGVLTLVPGAVVIYFVRNYIAKGFALGRV; the protein is encoded by the coding sequence ATGAAACGCCTCGCCGTCCCCCTCTACCTGCTGCTGAGCTTCGTCCCCATCTACTGGCTGGTGGGCATGTCGTTGAAGACGACCGAGGAGATCCTCGGCGGCTTCTCGCCCTGGCCGCGCAACCCCACGCTGGCCAACTACGTCATCATCTTCACCGACCCGGCCTGGCGCGATGGCTACATCAACTCGCTCACGTACGTGGGCATCAACACGGTGCTCTCCGTGCTGCTGGCGCTGCCCGCGGCCTATGCCTTCTCGCGCTACCGCTTCCTCGGGGACAAGCACCTCTTCTTCTGGCTGCTGAGCAACCGCATGTCGCCCCCGGCCGTGTTCCTCCTGCCCTTCTTCCAGCTCTACTCGAGCATCGGCCTGTTCGACACGCCGTGGGCCGTGGCCCTGTCCCACATGCTCTTCACCGTGCCGCTGTCGGTGTGGATTCTGGAAGGCTTCATGTCCGGCGTGCCGCGCGAAATCGACGAGACCGCGTACATCGACGGCTACAGCTTCCCCCGCTTCTTCCTGCGCATCTTCCTGCCCCTCATCCGCGCGGGCGTGGGCGTGACGGCGTTCTTCTGCTTCATGTTCAGCTGGGTGGAGTTGCTGCTGGCGCGCACGCTCACGTCCGTGGACGCCAAACCCATCGTGGCCACCATGACGCGCACGGTGAGCGCCGCCGGCATGGACTGGGGCCTGCTCGCCGCCGCCGGCGTGCTGACGCTCGTGCCGGGCGCCGTCGTCATCTACTTCGTCCGCAACTACATCGCCAAGGGCTTCGCCCTGGGAAGGGTCTGA
- a CDS encoding carbohydrate ABC transporter permease, with product MSKPTQQRAWLLVLPVLVAVAFSAVIPLMTVVNYSVQDILGPDQRVFVGTEWFRKVLRDPELHGALRRQLGFSLAVLALELPLGVALALVLPKQGRAASVCLVLMGLPLLIPFNVVGTIWQIFARGDIGLLGVAVNALGLEYNYTANALDAWLTVLLMDVWHWTPLVALLCYSGLRAIPEAYYQAARIDGASAWATFRYIQLPRLKGVLTIAVLLRFMDSFMIYTEPFVLTGGGPGNATTFLSQYLTRLAVGQFDLGPAAAFSLVYFLVILLFSYVFYTAMTSTQEAK from the coding sequence ATGAGCAAACCCACCCAACAACGCGCCTGGCTGCTGGTGCTGCCCGTGCTGGTGGCCGTCGCGTTCAGCGCCGTCATCCCCCTGATGACGGTGGTGAACTACTCGGTGCAGGACATCCTCGGACCGGACCAGCGTGTCTTCGTGGGCACGGAGTGGTTCCGCAAGGTGCTGAGGGACCCCGAGCTGCACGGCGCCCTGCGGCGGCAGCTCGGCTTCTCGCTGGCGGTGCTGGCGCTGGAGCTTCCCCTCGGCGTGGCACTGGCGCTCGTGCTGCCGAAGCAGGGACGCGCCGCGTCCGTGTGCCTGGTGCTCATGGGCCTGCCGCTGCTCATCCCCTTCAACGTGGTGGGCACCATCTGGCAGATCTTCGCCCGGGGTGACATCGGCCTGCTGGGCGTGGCCGTCAACGCGCTCGGCCTCGAGTACAACTACACGGCCAACGCGCTGGACGCCTGGCTCACGGTGCTGCTCATGGACGTGTGGCACTGGACGCCGCTGGTGGCGCTGCTGTGCTACTCGGGCCTGCGCGCCATCCCCGAGGCCTACTACCAGGCCGCCCGCATCGACGGCGCCTCCGCCTGGGCCACGTTCCGCTACATCCAACTGCCCCGGCTCAAGGGCGTGCTCACCATCGCGGTGCTGCTGCGCTTCATGGACAGCTTCATGATCTACACCGAGCCCTTCGTCCTCACCGGAGGCGGGCCCGGCAACGCCACCACGTTCCTGAGCCAATACCTGACGCGGCTCGCGGTGGGACAGTTCGACCTGGGACCGGCGGCGGCCTTCTCGCTCGTCTACTTCCTGGTCATCCTGCTGTTCAGCTACGTCTTCTACACCGCCATGACGAGCACCCAGGAGGCGAAATGA
- a CDS encoding ABC transporter ATP-binding protein has translation MARIELRGIAHAYVPAPASEKDYALRPLELVWEDGGAYALLGPSGCGKTTLLNIISGLLRPTRGQVLFNGVDVTEAPPQHRNIAQVFQFPVIYDTMTVFENLAFPLRNRGAGRDESRKRVEEVAELLELTPDLRKRASGLSADMRQRISLGRGLVRRDVAAILLDEPLTVIDPHVKWLLRRNLKKVHEQLKMTLVYVTHDQVEALTLADRVVVMNHGRVVQVGTPQELFERPEDTFVGYFIGSPGMNLLPCTVEDGAVVVEGQRLPLDAGVCARAKSAGGELLLGIRPEFPRRVREGTPSSVRVEVTQVEDLGRHKLATTRLGAQTLKVRLPEEERLAPGEVCWLELPPRWTTLYAGGRAIS, from the coding sequence ATGGCCAGGATTGAGCTCCGCGGCATCGCCCACGCCTATGTCCCCGCACCGGCGTCCGAGAAGGACTACGCCCTGCGGCCCCTGGAGCTCGTCTGGGAGGACGGCGGCGCCTACGCGCTGCTGGGGCCCTCGGGGTGCGGGAAGACGACGCTGCTCAACATCATCTCCGGCCTGCTGCGGCCCACGCGCGGGCAGGTGCTCTTCAACGGCGTGGACGTCACCGAGGCCCCGCCGCAGCACCGCAACATCGCCCAGGTGTTCCAGTTCCCCGTCATCTACGACACGATGACCGTCTTCGAGAACCTGGCCTTCCCGCTGCGCAACCGGGGCGCGGGGCGGGACGAGTCGCGGAAGCGGGTGGAAGAGGTCGCGGAGCTGCTGGAGCTCACCCCGGACCTGCGCAAGAGAGCGAGCGGGCTCTCCGCGGACATGAGGCAGCGGATTTCGCTGGGACGAGGGCTGGTGCGCCGGGACGTGGCGGCCATCCTCCTGGACGAGCCCCTGACGGTCATCGATCCGCACGTGAAGTGGTTGCTGCGCCGCAACCTGAAGAAGGTGCACGAGCAGCTGAAGATGACGCTCGTGTACGTGACGCACGATCAGGTGGAGGCGCTGACGCTCGCGGACCGGGTAGTGGTGATGAACCATGGCCGGGTGGTGCAGGTGGGAACGCCGCAGGAGCTCTTCGAGCGCCCGGAGGACACCTTCGTCGGCTACTTCATCGGCAGCCCGGGGATGAACCTCCTGCCGTGCACCGTGGAGGATGGCGCGGTGGTGGTGGAGGGACAGCGGCTGCCCCTGGACGCGGGCGTGTGCGCGAGGGCGAAGTCGGCCGGAGGCGAGCTGCTGCTCGGCATCCGCCCCGAGTTCCCGCGGCGCGTGCGCGAGGGCACTCCCTCCTCGGTGCGCGTGGAGGTGACACAGGTGGAGGACCTGGGGCGGCACAAGCTGGCCACCACGCGCCTGGGAGCGCAGACATTGAAGGTGCGGCTGCCCGAGGAGGAGCGGCTCGCCCCTGGCGAGGTGTGCTGGCTGGAGCTGCCGCCCCGTTGGACGACGCTGTACGCCGGAGGCCGTGCCATCTCATGA
- a CDS encoding ABC transporter ATP-binding protein, which produces MKHGIELDRVTRVVDGELHLADINLKLEPGAFIVLLGRTRAGKTSLLRLMAGLDKPTSGRLLADGADVTHVDVRRRDVAMVYQQFVNYPSLTVYENIASPLRLAGKLGKQDIDRRVRETAAALRLEPFLQRLPAELSGGQQQRTAMARALAKDASLLLLDEPLANLDYKLREELRAEMRQLFRDRPAVVVYATTEPTEALLLGGKTVVLDEGRLLQQGPTLEVYQAPATERVGQVFSDPQMNLWDVEITADAGARLSPEVSFPLSGHLRGLAPGRYRLGVRAHHVRLTRVSPEDVRILAHVEVEEISGSETLVHAAHAGLAIGAQVEGVHRHPYGAPVELFVPPSKMFVFGPEGRLVAAPPFTPEEPANGQD; this is translated from the coding sequence GTGAAGCATGGCATCGAGTTGGACAGGGTCACTCGCGTCGTGGACGGCGAGTTACACCTCGCGGACATCAACCTGAAGCTCGAACCCGGAGCCTTCATCGTCCTGCTGGGTCGCACGCGTGCCGGGAAGACGTCGTTGCTGCGGCTCATGGCGGGGCTCGACAAACCCACCTCGGGGCGGCTGCTCGCGGACGGGGCCGACGTGACGCACGTGGACGTGCGCCGCCGCGACGTGGCCATGGTGTACCAGCAGTTCGTCAACTACCCCTCGCTCACCGTCTACGAGAACATCGCCTCGCCCCTGCGGCTGGCCGGGAAGCTCGGCAAGCAGGACATCGATCGGCGCGTGCGCGAGACGGCCGCCGCGCTCCGCCTGGAGCCCTTCCTGCAACGGCTTCCCGCGGAGCTGAGCGGTGGTCAGCAACAGCGCACGGCCATGGCGCGCGCGCTGGCGAAGGACGCCTCGCTGCTGCTGCTCGACGAGCCCCTGGCGAACCTCGACTACAAGCTGCGCGAGGAGCTCCGCGCGGAGATGCGGCAGCTCTTCCGCGACCGCCCCGCCGTCGTGGTGTACGCCACCACCGAGCCCACCGAGGCGCTGCTGCTCGGCGGGAAGACCGTGGTGCTCGACGAGGGGCGGCTGCTGCAACAGGGCCCGACGCTCGAGGTGTACCAGGCCCCCGCCACCGAGCGCGTGGGCCAGGTCTTCAGCGATCCGCAGATGAACCTGTGGGACGTCGAAATCACCGCGGACGCGGGAGCGCGCCTCTCGCCCGAGGTGAGCTTCCCGCTGTCCGGGCACCTGCGAGGCCTGGCGCCCGGCCGCTACCGCCTGGGAGTCCGCGCCCACCACGTGCGGCTCACCCGGGTCTCCCCCGAGGATGTCCGCATCCTCGCGCACGTGGAGGTGGAGGAGATCAGCGGCTCCGAGACGCTCGTCCACGCGGCGCACGCGGGGCTCGCGATCGGCGCGCAGGTGGAGGGCGTGCACCGGCACCCGTACGGCGCGCCGGTGGAGCTGTTCGTCCCTCCATCGAAGATGTTCGTGTTCGGACCCGAGGGCCGGCTGGTGGCCGCGCCCCCCTTCACCCCCGAGGAGCCCGCGAATGGCCAGGATTGA